In one window of Acidobacteriota bacterium DNA:
- a CDS encoding RNA methyltransferase has translation MSITRAELKNLKSLGTRKGRAENRLFAADGVRLLEEALRHRFRPRTLYYAPALLSERARRLVDDFASVGVPTVILSAREMQSAAATRAPQGVLGVFDLPEQGYAQLQRPYPRRILLVEGLSDPGNLGTLMRSALAFKFELLLLAGASAEAYAPKVVRASAGAIFGLPVMRLSPDEVWALMRAGRFTLIGTAQQGCGEFKKLESAVKHRRFIVAVGSEAEGLSADTLGHSDLLWRVSHSTAVESLNAAVAGSIVMKQVYDVWQ, from the coding sequence GTGTCCATCACGCGAGCGGAATTAAAAAATCTGAAATCGCTCGGCACCAGGAAGGGACGGGCCGAAAACCGACTGTTTGCCGCCGACGGGGTCAGGCTGCTGGAAGAGGCGTTGCGGCACCGGTTCCGGCCGCGGACACTGTACTATGCTCCCGCTCTGCTCTCCGAGAGAGCAAGGCGGCTGGTCGACGATTTCGCTTCGGTGGGCGTGCCCACCGTGATACTGTCCGCCCGGGAGATGCAATCGGCTGCGGCGACGCGGGCCCCACAGGGTGTTCTCGGCGTTTTTGATCTGCCTGAGCAAGGATACGCACAACTTCAGAGGCCGTATCCTCGTAGGATTCTACTGGTCGAAGGCCTGTCCGACCCTGGCAACCTCGGCACCCTGATGCGTTCAGCCCTGGCTTTCAAGTTCGAGTTGTTGCTTCTGGCCGGGGCCTCGGCTGAAGCGTACGCTCCGAAGGTGGTACGGGCTTCGGCGGGCGCGATTTTTGGCCTTCCCGTGATGCGCCTTTCGCCGGACGAGGTGTGGGCGCTGATGCGAGCGGGGCGGTTTACGTTGATAGGCACGGCACAACAGGGTTGTGGGGAGTTCAAAAAGTTGGAATCGGCGGTGAAACATCGCAGGTTCATTGTCGCTGTCGGGTCGGAAGCCGAGGGTTTGTCAGCGGATACCCTGGGGCATTCCGACCTGTTGTGGCGCGTCAGCCATTCGACGGCGGTGGAATCGTTAAACGCGGCCGTGGCCGGGTCGATAGTAATGAAGCAGGTGTATGATGTCTGGCAGTGA
- a CDS encoding PilX N-terminal domain-containing pilus assembly protein yields the protein MKSTRLCSQRGFATLIALIMVGMLTLIGLAALSTSDDEVQVASNEMQEMRAFYAAETGLECAAANLQSQYETTGVPPTTMPSGTDSVNHCRVTYMTVDDGPAAQRRLGTGSLAGLHALVKSFTVNSVASSAIERAKLIMTQSFETALVPIFQFAVFYGNDLEIAPGPDMSLIGRVHCNGDMYLQANSLLRMDSYVTASGNILHGRKGPGAVGTGDVQVKDAYGNYVSMQEGAGWLESSDAHWYDSSVARWQGRVQDAAHGQTDLNLPLSTTGGDPHKIIEPGGSNPDSYEHKASLKVIDNKAFQYLAGLWVDVTADMTSKGIITFTSDAFYDQREASWVDATELDIQKLYAEGYAPANGVIYCSEKITGTNDFPALRIQNGSQLGAGLTIASENPVYTEGDFNSVSKQPAAIMGDAVTFLSGSWADGLSTGSKDARVAVSTTVNASIMTGNVETTASDYSGGFENLPRFLETWTGTAFNWSGSMVNLWTSAQADGLWNGTYYSPPIRNWSYDTDLDNPANMPPETPAVRVFQRTGWQQKYVGFDG from the coding sequence ATGAAATCGACTCGTTTGTGTTCGCAGCGTGGGTTTGCCACTCTGATTGCGCTGATCATGGTAGGCATGCTGACTCTGATCGGGCTCGCGGCCCTGTCGACGTCCGATGACGAGGTACAGGTCGCCAGCAACGAAATGCAGGAGATGCGCGCGTTCTACGCGGCCGAGACCGGCCTGGAGTGCGCCGCCGCCAACCTGCAGTCTCAGTATGAAACCACCGGGGTTCCGCCGACGACCATGCCGTCCGGAACGGACTCGGTAAACCACTGCCGAGTGACTTATATGACGGTGGACGACGGACCCGCCGCCCAGCGAAGGCTCGGGACGGGCTCCCTGGCCGGCCTGCACGCCCTCGTCAAGTCCTTTACCGTCAACTCGGTCGCCAGCAGCGCCATCGAGCGCGCCAAGCTCATCATGACCCAGTCGTTCGAAACGGCCCTCGTGCCCATCTTTCAGTTCGCCGTCTTCTACGGCAATGACCTGGAGATCGCTCCCGGACCCGACATGTCGCTGATCGGCCGCGTGCATTGCAACGGAGACATGTATCTTCAGGCCAACTCGCTTCTCCGGATGGACAGCTACGTTACCGCATCGGGGAATATACTCCACGGTCGAAAAGGACCGGGCGCAGTGGGCACCGGCGACGTACAGGTCAAGGATGCCTACGGTAACTACGTTTCCATGCAGGAGGGAGCGGGCTGGCTGGAATCGAGCGACGCACACTGGTACGACTCTTCCGTGGCCCGCTGGCAGGGCCGGGTTCAGGACGCGGCCCATGGGCAGACCGACCTGAACCTTCCGTTGAGCACCACCGGCGGTGACCCGCATAAGATCATCGAACCGGGCGGCAGCAACCCGGACTCGTACGAGCACAAGGCAAGCCTGAAAGTTATTGACAACAAAGCCTTTCAGTACCTTGCCGGCCTCTGGGTGGACGTGACGGCTGACATGACCTCCAAGGGGATTATCACGTTCACCAGTGACGCCTTTTATGACCAGCGCGAGGCCTCGTGGGTCGACGCCACCGAACTGGACATACAGAAGCTGTACGCCGAGGGTTACGCTCCGGCCAACGGTGTCATCTATTGCTCGGAGAAGATCACCGGCACCAACGACTTCCCCGCCCTGCGGATTCAGAACGGGTCGCAACTGGGCGCCGGCCTGACGATTGCCTCGGAGAATCCCGTCTACACGGAGGGGGATTTCAACTCGGTCAGCAAGCAACCCGCGGCTATTATGGGCGATGCCGTTACGTTTCTCTCCGGGTCGTGGGCGGATGGCCTGAGCACAGGCTCAAAGGACGCCCGAGTGGCGGTGAGTACAACCGTCAACGCCTCGATCATGACGGGGAACGTGGAAACCACGGCCTCCGACTACAGCGGCGGTTTCGAGAACCTTCCGCGCTTTCTGGAAACCTGGACGGGCACGGCCTTCAACTGGTCGGGATCAATGGTCAACCTGTGGACGTCGGCACAGGCCGACGGCCTCTGGAACGGCACCTACTACTCACCACCGATCCGTAACTGGAGCTACGACACCGACCTTGACAACCCGGCCAATATGCCGCCGGAAACTCCGGCCGTGAGAGTGTTCCAACGCACCGGCTGGCAGCAGAAATATGTCGGCTTCGACGGTTGA
- a CDS encoding S49 family peptidase translates to MHMLAGAAVQVLTSLVLLATAPLPPEKVDRIMALDGVFYYQPAASVFGAEAAWVNPGALGRYRSSSLLLMADYHEGRYGRSWGTCLSRDGLAVAYRTVYNPSGSDVREWIFSGGVPIGQRVHLGVSYRYFTGGPDYYNNRHLWNVGVVGLARGPFAFGAVLSNLNRGRVAGSRTEIEQRYSVAYRPFGPKLTAAVDLTLSTGTRLGNADYVYHAEYTPIPGLYLNAAADSDRNFQFGFRANLLKYFVAQRSRFDNRGHGGRTTAILGLVQHRQPSLIPEPRRRLFLGVAGRPAENPPRPVFGRKEIAFAQLITTIYRAADDPSVGEFVIALRGLAVGFGQAQELRRALSFFRSRGKRVVCHVTSPNNIGYYVASAANQILIPPVSRLHLVGLRAELTFYAGTLDKLGVSVELLKVGEYKTAAERYAGSASSPENRQQVNRLLDDLYEQLVEAIALGRGLTPDSVRRIIDNGPFTSAEALQYGLVDGLSYREDLAANYLHPVPAVSFRGYVADTVMNDGWEPVPVLALVVAEGEISSDAGDTSPLGVPRDITPAKMKKAFTSARGNRDARAIVFRLNSPGGSALASDAILFEAGRAAEDKPLFVSMSNVGASGAYYASMSADRIFANPATITGSIGIYGGKADFSRLYEKIALGRELYTRGKFAGMLSTTRPFTEEERVRFRSHLSAFYDHFLELVAENRRLAIDSADVIARGLVWTGREALANGLVDELGGLHESLEYAAERLGLSDYRIAIYPRIRPLFTLPGGSLLRRLVEFFGLRSPAETLTRDLEMVSGGEYLLARMPFDIEIE, encoded by the coding sequence ATGCACATGCTGGCGGGAGCGGCGGTTCAGGTGCTGACGTCGCTGGTTTTGCTGGCGACGGCACCATTGCCGCCGGAAAAAGTCGATCGCATAATGGCCCTGGACGGTGTGTTCTATTACCAGCCGGCGGCGTCGGTGTTCGGTGCGGAAGCGGCGTGGGTGAATCCAGGGGCTTTGGGCCGGTACCGTTCCTCCAGCCTGCTGCTGATGGCCGACTACCACGAAGGCCGCTACGGCCGGAGTTGGGGGACATGTCTCAGCCGTGACGGACTGGCGGTCGCCTACCGCACCGTCTACAACCCTTCGGGCAGCGACGTCAGGGAGTGGATCTTCTCCGGCGGTGTGCCCATCGGCCAGCGCGTGCATCTGGGGGTCTCGTACCGGTACTTCACGGGTGGTCCCGACTATTACAACAACCGGCATCTGTGGAACGTCGGCGTTGTTGGCCTGGCGCGGGGGCCGTTTGCCTTTGGCGCGGTCCTTTCCAACCTCAACCGGGGCAGAGTGGCCGGATCGCGCACCGAGATCGAGCAGCGGTACTCAGTTGCGTATCGGCCGTTCGGCCCCAAGCTGACGGCTGCGGTCGACCTTACGCTCTCGACCGGAACGCGCCTGGGCAACGCCGATTACGTGTATCACGCCGAGTACACGCCGATCCCGGGACTGTACCTCAACGCCGCGGCGGATTCCGACAGGAACTTCCAGTTCGGGTTTCGGGCCAATCTGCTCAAGTATTTTGTGGCTCAGAGGAGCCGTTTTGACAATCGCGGCCACGGCGGTCGCACCACGGCCATCCTCGGGCTGGTCCAGCATCGCCAGCCGTCGCTGATTCCGGAACCCCGGCGACGGCTTTTCCTGGGCGTGGCCGGTCGGCCCGCCGAGAACCCCCCTCGGCCCGTCTTTGGACGGAAGGAAATCGCCTTCGCACAACTGATCACGACCATATACCGGGCGGCTGACGACCCGTCCGTCGGCGAGTTCGTCATCGCCCTCCGCGGCCTGGCAGTCGGCTTTGGTCAGGCGCAGGAGCTCCGCCGCGCGCTGTCGTTCTTCAGGTCGAGGGGCAAGCGCGTAGTCTGCCATGTAACCTCACCGAACAACATCGGGTACTACGTGGCCTCGGCGGCGAATCAGATACTCATCCCGCCGGTGAGCCGGCTGCATCTGGTCGGTCTCAGGGCGGAGTTGACTTTTTATGCCGGCACCCTGGACAAGCTTGGCGTTTCCGTCGAGTTGCTGAAAGTGGGTGAATACAAGACAGCCGCTGAACGGTACGCTGGTTCGGCCTCGAGCCCGGAGAACCGTCAGCAGGTCAACCGCCTGCTGGATGATCTGTACGAGCAGTTGGTTGAGGCCATCGCCCTCGGTCGCGGCCTGACTCCCGATTCGGTGAGACGGATCATAGACAACGGACCGTTTACATCGGCTGAGGCGCTGCAGTACGGCCTGGTGGACGGGCTGAGCTACCGGGAGGACCTGGCGGCGAACTACCTGCATCCCGTGCCGGCTGTCTCGTTTCGAGGTTACGTGGCCGACACGGTGATGAACGACGGCTGGGAGCCGGTTCCGGTTCTGGCACTGGTGGTGGCGGAGGGTGAGATTTCCTCGGATGCCGGTGATACTTCCCCGCTGGGAGTGCCCCGGGACATAACCCCGGCAAAGATGAAGAAGGCCTTCACGAGTGCCCGTGGCAACCGTGACGCTAGGGCCATCGTCTTTCGCCTGAACTCGCCGGGCGGCTCGGCCCTGGCCAGTGATGCTATCCTGTTTGAGGCCGGGCGTGCGGCAGAGGACAAGCCGCTGTTCGTGTCCATGAGCAACGTTGGTGCGTCCGGCGCCTATTATGCCAGCATGTCAGCCGACCGCATTTTCGCCAACCCCGCGACCATCACCGGTTCGATCGGTATCTATGGCGGCAAGGCGGACTTCAGCCGGTTGTACGAGAAGATCGCCCTTGGCCGGGAACTGTATACAAGGGGGAAATTCGCCGGGATGCTGAGCACGACACGCCCGTTTACGGAAGAAGAGCGAGTCAGGTTTCGTTCGCACCTGAGTGCGTTCTACGATCATTTCCTGGAGTTGGTCGCAGAGAACCGTCGCCTGGCCATTGACTCGGCGGACGTCATCGCTCGCGGCCTGGTCTGGACCGGTCGGGAGGCGCTGGCCAACGGGTTGGTCGACGAACTTGGCGGCCTGCATGAGTCTCTGGAGTATGCCGCCGAGAGGCTCGGCCTGTCCGACTACCGGATAGCCATTTACCCGCGGATACGGCCGCTGTTCACCCTGCCCGGCGGCTCTTTGCTCAGGAGACTGGTCGAGTTCTTCGGCCTGCGTTCACCCGCAGAGACATTGACGAGAGACCTGGAGATGGTCTCCGGCGGCGAGTACCTTCTGGCCAGGATGCCGTTTGACATTGAGATAGAGTGA